In Bacillus sp. NP247, one DNA window encodes the following:
- a CDS encoding spore coat CotO family protein, with protein MEVGGTSVKNKNKSSTVGKPLLYIAQVNLELDAPKIKRILLTNFENEDRKEQSDRNESIVSSAVEETVEREKLAKEEQQVEEEKVEGKLEKEEQEEQEEQVRTVPYNKSFKDMSNEEKLQFLVNRPHYIPKVRCRIRTTTVSYIGSIISYRNGIVSIMPPNSMRDVRLSIEDIKTIDMAGF; from the coding sequence ATGGAAGTGGGAGGGACGAGTGTGAAGAATAAAAATAAAAGCTCAACAGTTGGAAAACCGTTGTTATATATTGCACAAGTAAATTTAGAACTTGATGCACCGAAAATAAAAAGAATTCTTCTTACAAACTTTGAAAATGAGGATAGAAAAGAGCAAAGTGATAGAAATGAAAGTATTGTAAGTAGTGCAGTGGAAGAGACGGTAGAACGAGAAAAGCTTGCGAAAGAGGAGCAGCAAGTGGAAGAAGAAAAAGTAGAAGGAAAACTAGAAAAAGAGGAACAAGAAGAGCAAGAAGAGCAAGTGAGAACAGTCCCGTACAATAAATCATTTAAGGATATGAGCAATGAAGAAAAACTTCAGTTTTTAGTAAACCGCCCTCATTACATTCCGAAAGTAAGATGTAGGATAAGAACGACTACCGTCTCATATATAGGATCGATTATATCTTATCGTAATGGCATTGTATCCATTATGCCACCAAATAGTATGAGAGATGTTCGGTTATCTATAGAAGACATCAAAACGATTGATATGGCCGGCTTTTAA
- the exsY gene encoding exosporium assembly protein ExsY produces the protein MSCNENKHHSSSHCVVDVVKFINELQDCSSSTCGSGCEIPFLGAHNTAAVANTRPFILYTKAGTPFEAFAPSASLTSCQSPIFRVESVDDDSCAVLRVLTVVLGDGSPVPPNDDPICTFLAVPNARLISTSTCITVDLSCFCAIQCLRDVSIVK, from the coding sequence ATGAGTTGTAACGAAAATAAACACCATAGCTCTTCTCACTGCGTAGTTGACGTCGTAAAATTCATCAATGAATTACAAGATTGCTCTAGTTCAACATGTGGTTCTGGTTGTGAAATTCCATTTTTAGGAGCACACAATACTGCAGCAGTAGCAAATACACGCCCTTTTATTTTATACACAAAAGCTGGAACGCCATTTGAAGCATTTGCACCATCTGCAAGCCTTACTAGCTGCCAATCTCCAATTTTCCGTGTAGAAAGCGTAGATGACGATAGCTGTGCTGTCCTACGTGTGTTAACTGTAGTATTAGGTGATGGTTCTCCTGTACCACCTAACGACGATCCAATTTGTACGTTTTTAGCTGTACCAAATGCAAGATTAATATCGACATCTACTTGCATTACTGTTGATTTAAGCTGCTTCTGTGCTATTCAGTGCTTACGCGACGTTTCTATAGTTAAGTAA
- a CDS encoding DUF1360 domain-containing protein codes for MLFTSWLLFFIFALAAFRLTRLIVYDKITAFLRRPFIDELEITEPDGSVSTFTKVKGKGLRKWIGELLSCYWCTGVWVSAFLLVLYKWIPIVAEPVLALLAIAGAAAIIETITGYFMGE; via the coding sequence ATGTTATTTACAAGCTGGCTTTTATTTTTTATTTTTGCGCTAGCTGCTTTTAGGTTAACTCGTCTTATTGTTTATGATAAAATTACAGCTTTTTTGCGAAGACCGTTTATTGATGAGTTAGAGATTACAGAACCTGATGGAAGTGTATCGACTTTTACAAAGGTGAAAGGGAAAGGATTAAGAAAGTGGATTGGAGAATTATTAAGCTGCTATTGGTGTACAGGTGTGTGGGTTAGTGCTTTTTTATTAGTTTTATATAAATGGATTCCAATTGTTGCAGAGCCTGTGCTAGCATTATTAGCCATTGCAGGTGCAGCAGCGATCATTGAAACAATTACAGGATATTTTATGGGAGAATAA
- the exsF gene encoding exosporium protein ExsF gives MFSSDCEFTKIDCEAKPPSTLPAFGFAFNASAPQFASLFTPLLLPSVSPNPNITVPVINNTVSVGAGIRIQVAGIYQISYTLTVSLENVPAPPNAARFFLTLDTPDNVIPGSGTAVRANIIGTGEVDVSSGVILINLNPGDLIQIVPVELFGTVDIRAAALTVAQIS, from the coding sequence ATGTTCTCTTCTGATTGCGAATTTACTAAAATTGATTGCGAAGCGAAACCACCTAGTACACTACCTGCCTTCGGTTTTGCTTTCAACGCTTCTGCACCTCAATTCGCTTCATTATTCACACCACTACTATTACCTAGCGTAAGTCCAAATCCAAATATTACTGTTCCTGTAATAAATAATACAGTAAGTGTCGGAGCTGGCATTCGAATTCAAGTAGCTGGTATTTATCAAATCAGTTATACATTAACGGTGAGTCTTGAAAATGTTCCTGCACCACCAAATGCCGCTCGATTCTTCTTAACATTGGACACACCAGATAACGTTATTCCAGGATCAGGAACAGCAGTCCGTGCTAACATTATCGGTACTGGTGAAGTAGACGTTTCTAGTGGTGTTATTCTTATTAACTTGAATCCTGGCGACTTAATTCAAATCGTACCAGTTGAATTATTTGGAACTGTAGACATCCGTGCTGCAGCATTAACAGTTGCACAAATTAGCTAG
- the cotY gene encoding spore coat protein CotY: MSCNCNEDNHHHDFDFNCVSNVVRFIHELQECATTTCGSGCEVPFLGAHNTASVANTRPFILYTKTGEPFEAFAPSGSLVSCKSPIFRVESIDDDDCAVLRALAVVLGDGSSVPPGDDPICTFLNVPNARLISTPACLTVDLSCFCAIQCLRDVTI; the protein is encoded by the coding sequence ATGAGCTGCAATTGCAACGAAGATAATCATCACCATGATTTTGATTTCAACTGTGTATCTAATGTCGTTCGTTTTATACATGAATTACAAGAATGTGCAACCACTACATGTGGATCTGGTTGCGAAGTTCCATTTTTAGGAGCACATAACACTGCATCAGTAGCGAATACACGTCCTTTTATTTTATACACAAAAACTGGAGAACCTTTTGAAGCATTTGCACCATCAGGAAGTCTTGTTAGCTGTAAATCTCCAATTTTTCGCGTTGAAAGCATTGATGATGATGATTGTGCTGTGTTACGTGCATTAGCTGTAGTATTAGGTGATGGATCCTCTGTACCACCCGGTGACGATCCAATTTGTACGTTTTTAAATGTACCAAATGCAAGGTTAATATCGACCCCTGCTTGTCTGACAGTTGATTTAAGTTGTTTCTGTGCTATTCAATGCTTACGTGATGTTACGATTTAA